Genomic DNA from Puntigrus tetrazona isolate hp1 chromosome 6, ASM1883169v1, whole genome shotgun sequence:
ATAAGAGGCCAGTTTTGAAGCACTCTTGAGCACATCCTCTGAGCCCATTGTAAGCTTTACTTTTCAACtcaactgtttatttaaactcACTATCAGCAACATCACCGAGATTCGCCGGTGATAAACGTTACATTCGGTCCATTATACAGAAATTATACTATAGCACTGTACTACAGTAGTCTCCTAATGGATTTGCCATTTGGTATTTATCAACTGTACGAGTTGTCAAATAGAATACACTTCCGTGGTACAGTTTCAAATTAAAAGTCCTTGTATCTCGGTGGCGTTTTTAAACGTCTTCCTTTTTGAGGAACCTGGTTGACACGTATCAATTTATAATTATTCTAAGTTTCCATAACATTATAAACTGAAATCAAAATCTATGTTTAGTCAAATTTGTTAATTGTTTGTATATTGTAGCACTTTTAACTTGTTCAAACGTTTAACAGGAAGTTTGAAAGGATTTTGTTTCGCCTCTTTCGAATCAATCGTTTCCGATAAAAATGTCACCACTACAACGTAAGTTACCTGACTAATGCTGGAACTCAAGCCTTCATTATTTAAGTGTTTCACAACGTTTTCCTAATTAATTTGTGGGTCTTGCTgccaacaaatattttatatttttatttgtaaacggGTGCAATGATTGCTTCTTCAGACATGCTCATCTCTGCTGCACAAAAGTTGCTGTGTCCACGGAAGAAACGTTTATCTTCGTCCACATGTCTTGATGTGATCGTTCAAATAATGGCTGTGGATCTGGGGGTCAAACCTGTGTTTCTTTACGACAGTAATGCTGCGTCTTCAGAGCAGCTTCAGACGTACCTTAAATCTCTACAGGAGTCTGGAGTTGTAACCAATCCACTACGGATTCTGTCCATTGatgaaaacactttcatttttaatcctACCACGATTGAGTCCCACTTGGATGATCTTCTCAGAAGCAAAAGTCTCCTTCTGATTGACGTATGTTCCTCCAGAAAACAACCCGTGCTGGGTGGCTTTGAAAAGACAACCGAGCATATGACCAAAACTCTTTCAGAATTCTTCAAGAGTGAGCTGGAGAAAGGCTCTTCAGTGATTTTGTTGAGAGAGGAGCTGTATAATGACTGGAACTTGTGCACTCTGTTTGGAATCCTGTTAGGTTATCCAGCTTCATACTGGTTTGATCAAACTAGAGGATTTGGGAACTGTCTGTGTATGACACCACTGGTGGTGAGCACGGTTTGGGTCAAATGGCAGATACGTGACACAAATCATCGCTGTTGTCTTTATTCATTCAGTGTTCCCGAAGAGCTCTGGTCAGAGGTACAAAGTCATGTGCAACGCTGGACTGAGCATCTGCGTGAGAGATTTAACAAACAGCCAGTTCTGACTGATCTCTGCTTTTCTAGAGATACTGTCACTTTGCCCTCTGTGACCCTTTAAATAAACCtgatttacatgttttttattaaatgttttatccaATATGCATTGcctattttcagcatcatttatcatttcttaCCAAAGCAACATAAACTAATGTGTGCATATAATGCATAAAGCAGTAAATCCCAGCCTTTTTACTCCAAGGTTTCCCTttaatccaaaaaacaaaatcttttaatatCTTATATACATTGTACTCAAGTAAAGTGAATACAGATTTCAACTGCTTGAGAAAAattgttgaaaatgtaaaatatattgttggCTAGTTCTAAACTGCTCTATGAATCTATAAATTTACAATGCatctataaaacacaaatatattaagacATTAGAAACCATGATtttctgtaaaactgcattgaAATAATGTGTATTACATATTTCCAGGcagaacaaattattaaaatgtatatttttaatgtgttccAATGCAATCCTagtacattaacattttcaaaaatacgtATTTAAATAGCCATTCATCAATAACCATTTTGAAGTAAATTTACTAATAAATAGACATTTATGAGTAAATAAAAGAATTCATGATCCATGCCGTTTCCCACACTGATTCTTGAGATGCTCTGAAAGAATTCACACTTAAAACTCTAGCTaatgaatatgtatattataataattccaTAACTTGAGGTAGAGATTAGTTGTATTATGCAAGCAGCCTACAACCAAACCAAATCTATGTTCCAGTGATGAGTCGAGTACTGAGGGTCAGAATAACTCTCATTTCTCAGAGTTGGATGGCTGGCAGCACTTCTCCACAGCGTGCACTCACCCTGATGTCAGTCAGGTGGTCAGCTCTAGTGGGTCCTATATTCACGATGGCTATTGGAAGCTTTCTTTCACTAGCAGCAAGGAGAAAGCGGTACCCTGAAAAAACCTGAAAAGGAAAACATATGTCTTCACCTTTTTCCAAATGTCTTGAGTAAGTATCGAGTCAAAGaccaaaaatgtattgcattgcattgtctAGGCCAGGGATACTTATTAACTAGTCCAAACTCTAGCTAAACACACCTAAACCAACCAAGGTCTTTGGTTTTCTTTGTAGATTACAAGAAGGTGCACTGGAATAGGGTTATAATTATTTGTGCGgataagtgttattttagtattactgAGACATTTTTGACAACATACtaatatagtattataataagaaatactattattaaaagttttcaaattattcaatttacttttgaataattttactatattattgatgttagtgctttgatacaatctgtgctgttaaaagcactatataaataaaagttattcatTGAGTGATTGATGTTATCAGTTGATATGaggtatttttaactttttacatttttccaattttggtgtttgtaaatttaattagttttagttattgttttttctgagtgtatacacacacacatgcatatatacagagagagagagaggttcaGTAATTTTTTAGAGTTTAAATAAACCTTTatcattttgaagcattaaatGTAAACTATTCATCTTAAGTCCATCTCGCCAATGCTGTATTTGTAATTGCACATAGCTAACTAATCAAGAAAGTGTGAATatgttaaattatgtaaacTGAGGTATTCATCTtttgtgtaatgtttattttaccgAAAACTTTGAATGACCCCTATCTGTACGATACATCATTACACCAGGAGATGGCAGAGTAACTCTTTTCTAACTGAatagcaaatgttttttaaagtgatATTGATGAAACTTGACTCACCTGGAGAGAAGATCCAGCCACAAGCACAGCATCAGACTCAGCCAGCTTGTTATACACGAAGTGAACTGTAGTCCGGTTCACTACGTCACCAAAGAACGTCACCTCAGGTTTGAGTACACCCCCGCAGGCACCACATGAAGGTACTACGAAGTTCAGCACCTGCTCGTCTTCCAGAAACACGTCTCCATCTGGGGCCACAGCGCCTGCACTTGCTGCCCAGCCAGGGTTAAGAGCTACGAAACGTTTCTGAAGCTCAGCACGTGGAGTCAGCTGCCCGCAGTCCAAACACACAACCCTGACAGCAggacaaatacaaaatatatttccttttacATTCCACAGATCCTTTAACTCCACACAAATCACATTATATTCAAGCAAGCCCTGCTCCTACCTATGTGTAGATCCATGAAGTTCAGTTAGTTTCTGCTGCCCAGTCTTTGAGTGTAATGCATCTACATTCTGAGTGACGAGCCAGTGCAGCTTTCCCTTTTCCTCCCAGTCTCGTAATGCGAAGTGCGCTGGATTCGGCTGGTGTGAGGAGAACTGAGGCCACCCCATGTAGTTCCGGGCCCAGTATCGTTGCCTAGATTTCGCACTGCGCACAAACTCTGAGTGTTGCATCGGCCGCCTGTCTGTCCGTGCATACAGCCCCACACCTTCTGATCTGTAGTCTGGAATCCCAGATTCAGTGGAGAGTCCGGCACCGCTTATCACAAACAGACGAGAAGCCTGCGACACAAAGGCCTGGACTTGTTCCAAAGCACTGGAGTCAATTGAGCCACTTGCAGGAACAAATCTTTGCACACTAGCTTGTACTGTAGAGGCACATCTTCCTACTGCCACACGAGGAGGCACG
This window encodes:
- the sirt4 gene encoding NAD-dependent protein lipoamidase sirtuin-4, mitochondrial produces the protein MLLSWRSVPPRVAVGRCASTVQASVQRFVPASGSIDSSALEQVQAFVSQASRLFVISGAGLSTESGIPDYRSEGVGLYARTDRRPMQHSEFVRSAKSRQRYWARNYMGWPQFSSHQPNPAHFALRDWEEKGKLHWLVTQNVDALHSKTGQQKLTELHGSTHRVVCLDCGQLTPRAELQKRFVALNPGWAASAGAVAPDGDVFLEDEQVLNFVVPSCGACGGVLKPEVTFFGDVVNRTTVHFVYNKLAESDAVLVAGSSLQVFSGYRFLLAASERKLPIAIVNIGPTRADHLTDIRVSARCGEVLPAIQL
- the c6h1orf74 gene encoding UPF0739 protein C1orf74 homolog, encoding MSPLQHMLISAAQKLLCPRKKRLSSSTCLDVIVQIMAVDLGVKPVFLYDSNAASSEQLQTYLKSLQESGVVTNPLRILSIDENTFIFNPTTIESHLDDLLRSKSLLLIDVCSSRKQPVLGGFEKTTEHMTKTLSEFFKSELEKGSSVILLREELYNDWNLCTLFGILLGYPASYWFDQTRGFGNCLCMTPLVVSTVWVKWQIRDTNHRCCLYSFSVPEELWSEVQSHVQRWTEHLRERFNKQPVLTDLCFSRDTVTLPSVTL